From the Juglans microcarpa x Juglans regia isolate MS1-56 chromosome 3D, Jm3101_v1.0, whole genome shotgun sequence genome, the window TGTTGGggtttatagtatatatacatcGATGTCTTTCAGAAGGTGTTGTGAAGGGCAGAAATTTGTTTCGACCTACCGTTTTCTTAATAGTAATGTCTATCTACCTGCTATTTATCAATTTTGTCCTTGGTATTCTACAAACATTCCccaattatttattatgctaCAAGAAATATCtgatattattttctctttttgtggTTGTGGGGCTCTTGCCCTAAAAAATAAGGGCGCCGGGGGTGGAGTTccataaaatttggaaaatgttCTAAGTAACAATGcaagcaacttttttttttttttttttttttttttttttttttttttactttttatgaacATTGGAAAAGTATAAAGAGCATTGCCCAAGTATACAGAAAGTATacctctgttttattttttttttattttttatttttttggtttttgttttcatttttataactGATCAGTTTAGGTTATAGCTTGCCAATTCAGTGTACTATTTTTTTGGGACCAACAATTTGTTACCTTGCTTTTTGCATGTTGCAGGTATGTTGTGGATGCTGCTGATTTTGAGAACTTGCCTGTCTCAAGAAGTGAACTTCATGACTTGTTGAGTAAGCCTTCACTTAATGGCATTCCCTTGCTGGTACTGGGTAACAAGATTGACAAACCAGGAGCTTTGTCTAAAGAGGATCTGACAGAGCAAATGTAAGTGGAAAGTAAcaaatttttaaatggttttttaGCGTCCACCCAAATTTGTATTCTGTGCTGAATGACTCATCAGCTATTCAACGCCCTTATATAGGCCCTTTTCTTTAGGTTCCAATTaggcttttgagttttttttttttttttaatatattaactGTAGTTTTGAAAATGGTATTCCACACGTGCAGGGGGCTCAAGTCCATTACTGATAGAGAAGTTTGTTGCTACATGATTTCTTGCAAGAACTCCACCAACATTGATACGGTTATTGATTGGCTTGTGAAGCATTCTAAATCAAAGAATTGAGTCTCGGCTTGTAAACTTTTCATGCGGTCATTCATCTCGATTGTTAAAGAGTGGATCTGAAGCTGGTGAAAGTGGCTTCGGCTGTTCTGTCTAACCAGGTTTATTGATTAGTCTGACCGTGGTCTTTCTCTATTTGGCTTCAGTTGCATTGTTATTTGTTGTGTGGGGTTAACATCTAGAGGCTCTGGTGCAGACTTGGTTTGGATGTTGCAACACGCAAATGATTcgtattttttgtatataaattgtTCAGTGTGTTTTATAGTTTGAACATGCTACAAGCCTTGGTGGTTTTGGATGGAATAATGGCTTCATTATAATCAGCTCTGTACGAAAATGTCATTCATTATCTCATGGATACATAGGATTCTAGGGAAAATCATTCGATGAAAGTTGTTTGTACAGCTTGGTGGGTGATCTTCTTCATATCTTTTGAGATTCACTCTGCAAAATTTGGGTTGGGGGGGGaagcaaataaattattttattccaaaaaaagaaaaaagattccCGAACTCCTTTCacattcatgtcatgtcatgtcgaGGTATGTAGAAGTAAAAATTGATCCAATCCAACGTGTCATTCTCGATTCAGAACATGTTAGTTCACTTTAATCGTAAAAGTCATACAACCCAAAGACAATTAAGGCATTTCGAGAATCAAGACCTCCTCCAACCAAAACAAGAAACATACCACTGCACCAAATGTCCTCTTGACACTCTTAaccataaataattaattagaatcttcatcattttataaaaatatcccattagggtttcttctttgattttctaGAAGTTGAATCAAGGAGTACAGTTTGTTAATAAAGAGATTGTAGAAAAAGGCAGGGTGGAGGAACTGTTTAATGGAATTTCATATGAACTTGGGTCTGGTATAGGTCTATTATCACCGCTTTCCAAGAATACATCACTGGGCCTTAATCGTATCATGGACCCCTTGTTGAGCTAGAGAATTGTGCTAGACggtatactctctctctctctctctctctccctctctctctctctctctctctctctctctctctctctccctccctccttttTAGTACACCTTAATTATGAGATCCCATAATGAAGAAccgaaaaaattaaaaaaagaagcgAGAAAAAAGCATGAACacatttataaaaagaatacataatACTCCAAATCATATAGCAGTAAGAAAGAAGGAAACTATGGGAATCAAAAGATGGGCATGCCATGATGAAATTTAGTAATCAACAGCGCCTTAGACCCACCACCTTCAGCGgaaaagagaattttttttacccATAAAAGCAATGAAGTCTCATGATGATTCAGCTCCCTAATCTTCTTTTACTCACTTGATTAGACAGGGGAGCTCTCTaatcttcttattatttttttaacaattcgTATTAACCAAAGGCATGTTCTCATGATGACAATTAAAAGCTACCATGGAATTTTAATAGTCACCACAATTTCAGCacataaaaaagtttaaaacttCATGTAAAtcgaaaagggaaaagaaaaagtttgggGAGGGAGGGGATGTCATGAACATAGGATGTTTGGTACCGAGTTACTTTAATTTCGGACAACATGATTGCTAAAGGCCATTCTCCCATCAAATGAGTCTATAAATTTGGTTTCATATCACCCGCAATTCACTGCAACCCacaattctctctctcactgcttttcatctcattctccGGTTGTCTTCCTAGATCTCTAGCTATTGATAAAGAGGAatacggagagagagagagagagacacagaaATAAAGCAAGCAGCCAAATAACAAAATAGGAAGATAAAATAGgagcaaaaatataaaaaggctACTGTTCTTGCTAGTCCTCCCTGAGCTATAGTTGGTGACTGTGTTGGGGTTGGATAGGAAGCTGCAATGGCCACCTTTGCGGGAACCACACAGAAGTGCACCGCCTGCGACAAGACCGTGTATTTGGTCGATAAGTTAGCTGCAGATAACCGTGTGTACCACAAAGCCTGCTTCCGATGTCATCATTGCAGGGGCACCCTTAAGGTACTCAACTCTAGTTAGCTATGCATCCAGATCTTCGATGTGCGTATGCGTGTTTATTATGATCTATCTTAAGcgggcattttttttttttttttttttttttttaaattgttccCAGGaaactctatatatatgaatgataattattgttgttgttttgtTCGCTGATAAGTAACCATGAAAATGAACGTGGACAGAATTTATTGTCACCGCGTTCTTGAATGGATCATGTGTccattttttcccattttttgtGCATGTACCTTGCACCCATGATGTCTACAACGGATTAGTCATTGATAGCAATCGATGCAAGCATAACTCACCCCGTTCAAACCAGGAATTTCATTTGATTATTATCtgcataaaaaaaacttgattttcatGATTATCAAAATATGTATCTTGTTAaggatttaatttttaagatatttatttGATCTCATCTCTATATATAGTCCTCAATCACTTCTCTTCTTCATTTCATTCTAAATTTCTATCACTAATTTCTGAGGACTAGAGTATAATAGATATCATTGACCCAATTACCGACATTCTTACAGAGTTTTACTTTCAAAACAATTCTTCCACGAATTACCAGGCTTGAGTAGGTCTGAGATTGTTTATGGGAAAAAGTAGTTTGGCCAATCCTGTAAAACTGTTGCTCAATCGTTGGAGCCAACCCATTGTTCTGAAGAATAATTCATTTTGCTTTTTTCTCCATTTGCAGCTCAGCAACTATTGTTCTTTCGAGGGGGTCCTGTACTGCAGGCCTCATTATGATCAACTCTTCAAGCGAACAGGCAGCCTGGACAAGAGCTTCGAGGGTAAATGCATGTTCTTTTCTGGATTCAAATAATTCCACTCCCCCGCACTATGTTATTACGATACTCAGTCGTTCTGCTCTCTTAACATTCTTTTAGGAACACCCAAAATCTTGAAACCAGAAAAACATCTCGACGAGGTAACTCTTAAGAAACAATATTGTCATCTTAATCATTCAGAAAAGAACCTGAACTTTAATTTCACCGTAGCAAGTTTACCAATTTCTGTAtggcaaaataaaaaataaaaaatatctaggACTACTTGCTGCTAACGTGAACTGGCTGTTAAACAGAATGCTAAGGCAGTCTCCAACATGTTTGCTGGCACCAGAGAGAAATGTGTGGGGTGCAACAAGACCGTTTACCCGATTGAGAAGGTAACAAGCATAGCATACATTTATAAGGACAGAATCCAAGAAATAGCAGCCTTTGTGATTAAACTTCAAATGCTTGTGAACAATTTTAGCAGTAACTTGAGGGTTTTCAGGATTTCAGGATATGAATTCTGATCTTCAATCAACAACCAACTGTGGAATCTATAACCTATATTATACTGTAAAAATGTATTACCGATTCTGTGATGAACAGATCCGCTTCTGAAGAAATAATGATGTTTTATGTCGTTAAAGGTATCGGTTAATGGGACCCCATACCATAGGAGCTGCTTCAAATGCACGCATGGAGGTTGCACCATAAGCCCATCTAACTACATTGCTCATGAAGGAAAGCTCTATTGCAAACACCACCACATCCAACTCTTCAAGGAGAAAGGGAACTACAGCCAGCTTGAGAGCGACCGTGAAAATAATCCGATGACCGAGAGCGCCTCTGCCATGGAAATTGCTGCTGAATCATAAACCCAACTTCAACGAATTCTCACGTAGCACCCACCCTTTATGGTTTATAATTCTGTCTTGTTTGTAAAATAATGTCCAATTTAAGAACTTTGTTATAGAAGTTGTGGGTATTCGGATGTACCGTTGGAGATTTGTTTCTGTACGATCACGTGATTTCTCTCATATAACGTGCCGTTTGGTGACTTTGTTTCCTGCTTTCAGCATCTCATACCATATGAAGTTTTTCAGTGGCTTGGAGTCCTATCAACGAGTAATTTTTCTTTCTGGTATATTTGGTTTTTCCATCTGTGGAATAATCAATGTTTTCTGTGAAATTCAACATTTCCTAATGATATCAGCTTATCTTCCTGTacgcactttttttttatttaaattatttttctttgattggTCCATAACCGATCATATGAACACGTACAACCTAAAACCAAAATGCATATGAAGTACCTACTTATTATTTCCAGAAGTGCTATGGTAGTTCCCTACTTCAGAAGTCCTGGTTCCCAGTAATGAACCATGGGTTCAATTCATAATATGAACACAATTAAACAGTACTATACATTAACTGAACTGATAAACATTCCCCAGTGAAAGTTCAGGGGGATTTTTTCTAACAAATACGTTTTTTCATATACAATCACAAGCTACTGCAAGAACCTTCACATTTTACTGAACATATTTTCCTTTTGTCCCATTGTCACACAGCATACATATCACTTTCCTCCCGCATCCAACCAATCAATACTCATGTTACCCACCTCCTCATAGCCTTCGCGGTGCATTCAATAACAATTAACCGGTGCCAAATCTTGCCCAGAACCAAGACCATGCGTTATCAGAGCTCAATCGGCTTGTGTCTCAGCGACCACTTTTCATTGTGTTGTCCTTCAATATCTGAGCTGCAAGTACGAGGAGCTCCACCATCTCAAATCCTGCAGCAGAAACAGAATCTATCTTCTCAATGCTAGATTCCCCATAAATCTCTTTGGGATCATTGCCAATGCTTTCATAAACGGAACCAACATC encodes:
- the LOC121254592 gene encoding ADP-ribosylation factor-like protein 8b → MGLWEALLNWLRSLFFKQEMELSLIGLQNAGKTSLVNVVATGGYSEDMIPTVGFNMRKVTKGNVTIKLWDLGGQPRFRSMWERYCRAVSAIVYVVDAADFENLPVSRSELHDLLSKPSLNGIPLLVLGNKIDKPGALSKEDLTEQMGLKSITDREVCCYMISCKNSTNIDTVIDWLVKHSKSKN
- the LOC121254595 gene encoding LIM domain-containing protein WLIM1-like, which translates into the protein MATFAGTTQKCTACDKTVYLVDKLAADNRVYHKACFRCHHCRGTLKLSNYCSFEGVLYCRPHYDQLFKRTGSLDKSFEGTPKILKPEKHLDENAKAVSNMFAGTREKCVGCNKTVYPIEKVSVNGTPYHRSCFKCTHGGCTISPSNYIAHEGKLYCKHHHIQLFKEKGNYSQLESDRENNPMTESASAMEIAAES